One stretch of Gemmatimonadaceae bacterium DNA includes these proteins:
- a CDS encoding UDP-glucose/GDP-mannose dehydrogenase family protein yields the protein MNITVVGSGYVGLVVGACLSETGNAVVCADVDAIKIDGLKRNVLPIYEPGLESYVERNQRAGRLRFTTEVGDAIATADVVFIAVGTPPDEDGSADLRHVLNVATEIGKHMKRELVVVTKSTVPVGTAAKVSAAVGEHAQFPYHICSNPEFLKEGAAVDDFMKPDRVVIGVETDEARSVMAELYAPFVRTGRPIIFMDIPSAEMTKYTANAMLATRISFMNEIANLCERVGANVDLVRKGVGSDDRIGPAFLFPGPGYGGSCFPKDVKALVHTGGQFGSPLEILTAVEAVNDRQKLRLFDKLKQALGDGLRGARVAVWGLAFKPNTDDMREAPALVLIDAVLAAGGTVVAHDPAAMDEARRRLDDRIAFAETGYAALDGADALVVVTDWNEYRHPDFGRIKQALRRPVVVDGRNLYDPGKMRALGFQYLSIGRGVGP from the coding sequence ATGAACATCACTGTTGTTGGATCCGGATATGTGGGGCTCGTGGTGGGTGCCTGTCTCTCCGAGACGGGCAATGCCGTGGTCTGCGCCGACGTGGACGCGATCAAGATCGACGGCCTCAAACGGAACGTGCTGCCGATCTACGAGCCCGGGCTGGAGAGCTACGTCGAGCGTAACCAGCGCGCCGGCCGGCTTCGCTTCACGACCGAGGTCGGCGATGCGATCGCCACGGCCGACGTCGTGTTCATCGCCGTGGGCACGCCGCCCGACGAGGACGGCTCGGCCGACCTGCGGCACGTGCTGAACGTGGCCACGGAGATCGGCAAGCACATGAAGCGCGAGCTGGTGGTCGTGACCAAGTCCACCGTCCCGGTGGGCACGGCGGCCAAGGTCTCGGCGGCGGTCGGCGAGCACGCGCAGTTCCCGTATCACATCTGCAGCAATCCGGAATTCCTCAAGGAAGGCGCGGCGGTCGACGACTTCATGAAGCCGGACCGCGTGGTGATCGGGGTCGAGACCGACGAGGCGCGCAGCGTCATGGCCGAGTTGTACGCGCCGTTCGTGCGCACCGGGCGACCGATCATCTTCATGGATATCCCTTCGGCCGAGATGACGAAGTACACGGCCAACGCCATGCTTGCCACACGCATCTCGTTCATGAACGAGATCGCCAACCTGTGCGAACGCGTCGGCGCCAACGTCGATCTGGTGCGCAAGGGTGTGGGGAGCGACGACCGCATCGGGCCGGCCTTCCTGTTCCCCGGCCCGGGCTACGGTGGCTCCTGCTTTCCGAAAGACGTGAAGGCCCTCGTTCATACCGGCGGGCAGTTCGGCTCGCCCCTCGAGATCCTCACGGCCGTCGAAGCGGTGAATGACCGGCAGAAACTCCGATTGTTCGACAAACTGAAGCAGGCGCTCGGCGACGGACTGCGCGGGGCGCGGGTGGCCGTGTGGGGGCTGGCGTTCAAGCCGAACACCGACGACATGCGTGAGGCCCCGGCGCTCGTCCTCATCGACGCCGTCCTCGCCGCGGGCGGCACAGTGGTGGCCCACGACCCCGCGGCAATGGACGAAGCCAGGCGCCGACTCGACGATCGCATCGCGTTCGCCGAGACGGGGTACGCGGCGCTCGACGGTGCAGACGCGCTGGTCGTGGTCACCGACTGGAACGAATACCGGCACCCCGACTTCGGGCGGATCAAGCAGGCGCTACGCCGGCCCGTGGTCGTGGACGGACGTAACCTCTACGACCCGGGCAAGATGCGCGCTCTCGGATTCCAGTACCTGTCCATCGGCCGCGGAGTGGGGCCATGA
- a CDS encoding UDP-glucuronic acid decarboxylase family protein, which yields MRIVITGAAGFLGSHLCDRFLADGHTIVGIDNFVTGHPDNIAHLMGESRFEFVRHDISTFTYVAGDVDGVLHFASPASPIDYLELPIQTLKVGSLGTHNALGLARAKGARFLMASTSEVYGDPLEHPQRESYWGNVNPVGPRGVYDEAKRFSEAMTMAYHTYHGLDTRIVRIFNTYGPRMRPRDGRVVSNFIVQALNHETITIYGEGRQTRSFCYVEDEVEGIFRLFMKGDHMPTNIGNPTEHTVTQLAETVKDLTGSPAPIEHRPLPVDDPRLRQPDITRARTMLGWEPRIDLREGLGRTIAFFRSLMGTSRMAARDPRPARKPGA from the coding sequence ATGAGAATCGTCATCACTGGCGCCGCGGGATTTCTCGGCTCGCATCTCTGCGACCGGTTTCTGGCCGATGGGCACACGATCGTCGGGATCGACAATTTCGTCACCGGCCATCCGGACAACATCGCGCATTTGATGGGCGAGTCGCGGTTCGAATTCGTCCGCCACGACATATCCACGTTCACCTACGTGGCCGGCGACGTGGACGGCGTGCTGCATTTTGCCTCGCCGGCCAGCCCGATCGACTATCTCGAGTTGCCCATCCAGACGCTCAAGGTGGGATCGCTCGGCACGCACAACGCGCTGGGGTTGGCCAGGGCGAAGGGGGCCCGGTTCCTGATGGCCTCGACGTCCGAAGTATACGGCGACCCGCTCGAGCACCCGCAGCGCGAATCCTACTGGGGAAACGTGAACCCGGTGGGCCCCCGCGGTGTCTATGATGAAGCCAAGCGGTTCTCCGAAGCGATGACCATGGCCTATCACACCTATCACGGGCTCGATACCCGCATCGTCCGGATCTTCAACACGTACGGCCCCCGCATGCGGCCGCGCGACGGGCGCGTGGTGTCGAACTTCATCGTGCAGGCCCTGAACCACGAGACGATCACGATTTACGGCGAGGGCCGGCAGACGCGCAGCTTCTGCTACGTGGAGGATGAGGTCGAGGGGATCTTCCGGCTGTTCATGAAGGGCGACCACATGCCCACGAACATCGGCAATCCCACGGAGCACACGGTCACGCAACTCGCCGAGACCGTGAAGGACCTCACCGGCAGCCCGGCGCCGATCGAGCACCGGCCGCTGCCCGTGGACGACCCCCGGCTGCGCCAGCCCGACATCACCCGGGCACGGACGATGCTGGGATGGGAGCCCCGGATCGATCTGCGCGAGGGGCTGGGTCGGACCATCGCGTTCTTCCGGTCGCTGATGGGGACGTCGCGCATGGCGGCTCGCGATCCGCGGCCCGCGCGGAAACCGGGCGCGTGA
- the bamD gene encoding outer membrane protein assembly factor BamD, with protein MHRQTRGLVAALALGLAAAACRPAFVVTKFPTNEALFKASLTEFNQHRWDNAVEGFDKLTLDLGVRDTLLVPSYWYLGLAHERAGDDLLAAQAFSRLVESFPDDSLGPRAALEAGRSYQRLWRDPSLDQTYGLTALQTYTMLIQLYAQTDTIVADSARTDIAKLNEWFATKDYDTGMFYFKNKAWDSAILYFKNVVQKWPETEHAHLAMLRLSQAYRTINYTEDLADICKQMRSLYPGDSRVGADCRGVKSPGDTTAAIGPARRPAAGPLPRLSLRR; from the coding sequence ATGCATCGACAGACCCGCGGACTCGTCGCGGCGCTGGCGCTGGGGCTGGCCGCTGCGGCCTGCCGGCCGGCCTTCGTCGTCACGAAGTTTCCGACCAACGAGGCGCTGTTCAAGGCCTCGCTGACCGAATTCAATCAACACCGCTGGGACAACGCCGTCGAAGGATTCGACAAGTTGACCCTCGATCTCGGTGTGCGCGATACGCTGCTCGTGCCCTCGTACTGGTACCTCGGGCTGGCGCACGAACGGGCCGGCGACGACCTGCTCGCCGCCCAGGCCTTTTCGCGGCTCGTCGAATCCTTTCCGGACGACTCCCTGGGACCACGCGCGGCGCTTGAAGCCGGACGCAGCTACCAGCGGCTCTGGCGTGATCCGTCGCTCGACCAGACGTACGGTCTGACCGCGCTTCAGACGTACACGATGCTCATCCAGCTCTACGCCCAGACCGATACCATCGTCGCCGATTCCGCGCGAACTGACATCGCCAAGCTCAATGAATGGTTCGCCACCAAGGACTACGACACCGGAATGTTCTACTTCAAGAACAAGGCCTGGGACTCGGCGATCCTCTACTTCAAGAACGTCGTTCAGAAGTGGCCCGAAACGGAGCACGCGCACCTGGCGATGCTGCGGCTCTCGCAAGCCTACCGGACGATCAATTACACCGAGGACCTCGCCGACATCTGCAAGCAGATGCGATCGCTGTATCCCGGCGATTCCAGAGTCGGCGCCGACTGCCGCGGCGTGAAGTCCCCCGGCGATACCACAGCGGCCATCGGGCCGGCCCGGCGCCCGGCGGCGGGCCCGCTACCGCGGCTCTCGTTGCGGCGCTGA
- the nadD gene encoding nicotinate-nucleotide adenylyltransferase: MRLGVLGGSFDPPHVGHLLAASDAFEELALDRLVFVPAAAQPLKAARFVASPQHRLAMVHLAVDGDPRFSVSAIEIDRGGLSYTVDTLAAFAERYPNAERVFLVGADAFATLAHWREPARIARLARLAVMGRVGVEIAPPPAGVPASAVIPLQTRRVDVSSTEIRERVRLGKPLRGFVTEAVADFITTAGLYRQGTA, from the coding sequence ATGCGCCTCGGCGTCCTCGGTGGCAGCTTCGACCCTCCCCACGTCGGGCACCTGCTGGCGGCGAGCGATGCCTTCGAAGAACTGGCGCTCGATCGGCTGGTGTTCGTCCCGGCGGCCGCGCAACCGCTCAAGGCGGCGCGTTTCGTGGCCTCCCCTCAGCACCGGCTGGCGATGGTGCACCTGGCCGTCGACGGGGATCCCCGATTCTCAGTGTCTGCCATCGAAATCGACCGCGGGGGGTTATCTTACACGGTTGACACTTTGGCGGCATTTGCCGAGCGGTATCCGAACGCGGAGCGGGTCTTCCTCGTCGGAGCGGACGCCTTCGCCACCCTCGCGCATTGGCGCGAGCCGGCGCGGATTGCCCGGTTGGCTCGGCTGGCCGTCATGGGGCGGGTGGGGGTCGAGATCGCGCCACCGCCGGCGGGCGTGCCGGCCTCGGCCGTGATCCCGCTGCAAACGCGGCGAGTCGACGTGTCGTCCACCGAGATTCGCGAGCGGGTGCGGCTGGGCAAGCCGCTCCGCGGATTTGTGACCGAGGCCGTGGCGGACTTCATCACCACGGCTGGGCTGTACCGACAGGGGACTGCATGA
- the secA gene encoding preprotein translocase subunit SecA: MIKRVISAVVGNRHDRERRKIQPIVDAINEHDERLQRVSEQELRSQTQKFRDVIRQRTEALEQRAAELREAKHHASETLERERIDDELSGADGKGGVEGKLRDATAEVLDELLPEAFATVRVACRRLLGTTVLVTGHEMEWNMVPYDVQLMGGIELHLGKIAEMATGEGKTLVATLPLYLNALPGKGAHLVTVNSYLARRDAQWMGHVYKYLGLTVACLDDTEPGTAERRAAYFADITYGTNNEFGFDYLRDNMVVQLDQRVQRAHVYAIVDEVDSVLIDEARTPLIISGPVGNDNDGRYFEHNAAVARLSRKQTELVNTLVGDAERDLATGDTAAAGMKLYKAQLGGPKNKRLLKVLQETGNKTLLQRMELDYIADRRLPASKQQYRELEEDLLFVLDEKGHSVHLTDRGIDFMSPSDHMAFILPDISETTHRVDHDTALSPEERLQKRRELEIEFAAKSEKLNIIHQLLRAHALYERDVNYVVQEGEVLIVDEFTGRTMPGRRWSEGLHQAVEAKEGVTVKGETQTLATITIQNYFRMYSKLAGMTGTAETEEREFFEIYKLDVAVIATNQPVIRDDRQDLVFKTRREKYNAIVDETKRLHALGFPVLIGTTSVDASETLAKLFQRGGIVHNVLNAKYHQREAEIVAGAGQPGAVTIATNMAGRGTDIKLGSGVTEPKPSKITDLDGKDANIMESGGLHIIGSERHESRRIDRQLRGRSGRQGDPGASQFFLSLEDDLMRLFGSDRIAKLMDRLGAQEGEVLTHSMITRSIEQAQKRVELQHFQARKRLLEYDDVMNQQREVIYSLRSFALEGGEEPKGEALRMVERALRARVEAALAEYEMAEDWDIPLIQQDLLMHYLLAVPEFDTPDLRPTNVADAVQAAVEAGRKAFAAKYESLEQFKDDHGGYADRLLSLVMLNVLDEKWKDHLYDLDQLRNSIQYRSWGQKDPLVEYKAEAYAMFVDLMADIYTTFAERFLRVQLQFAAPAPAAAPPPRQAPAAPKKRFNALGVMEEAPAERPDGTGSDETLDIGPGEPPSETAVRRDPVVVGAGRPRTLTQPAPGATDWSNVGRNDPCPCGSGKKFKKCHGAMG, translated from the coding sequence ATGATCAAGCGAGTCATCTCCGCCGTCGTGGGCAACCGCCACGACCGGGAGCGCAGGAAGATCCAGCCGATCGTCGATGCGATCAACGAGCACGACGAACGGCTGCAACGCGTATCGGAGCAGGAACTTCGCTCCCAGACGCAGAAGTTTCGCGACGTCATTCGCCAACGCACCGAAGCGCTCGAGCAGCGGGCTGCCGAGCTGCGCGAGGCCAAGCACCACGCCAGCGAAACCCTCGAACGCGAACGGATCGACGACGAGTTGAGCGGTGCCGACGGCAAGGGCGGCGTCGAAGGGAAACTCCGCGATGCCACCGCCGAAGTGCTCGACGAACTGCTCCCCGAAGCGTTCGCCACCGTCCGGGTGGCGTGCCGGCGTCTGCTCGGGACGACGGTCCTCGTCACCGGGCACGAGATGGAATGGAACATGGTGCCGTATGACGTGCAGCTCATGGGCGGCATCGAGCTGCACCTCGGAAAGATCGCCGAAATGGCGACCGGTGAAGGCAAGACGCTCGTCGCGACGCTCCCGTTGTATCTGAACGCGCTGCCCGGCAAGGGCGCGCACCTCGTGACCGTGAACTCCTACCTCGCCCGCCGCGACGCGCAGTGGATGGGGCACGTGTACAAGTACCTGGGGCTCACCGTCGCCTGCCTCGACGACACCGAGCCCGGCACCGCCGAGCGCCGCGCCGCATACTTCGCCGACATCACCTACGGCACCAACAACGAGTTCGGCTTCGACTACCTCCGCGACAACATGGTCGTGCAACTCGACCAGCGCGTGCAGCGGGCCCACGTGTACGCGATCGTCGACGAGGTGGACTCGGTGCTCATCGACGAGGCGCGCACCCCGCTCATCATCTCGGGGCCCGTGGGCAACGACAACGACGGGCGCTACTTCGAGCACAACGCCGCCGTGGCCCGGCTGTCACGCAAGCAGACCGAACTGGTCAACACCCTGGTGGGCGACGCCGAACGCGACCTCGCAACCGGAGATACCGCGGCTGCCGGCATGAAGCTCTACAAGGCGCAGCTCGGCGGCCCCAAGAACAAGCGGCTGCTCAAGGTGCTGCAGGAAACCGGCAACAAGACCCTGCTCCAGCGCATGGAGCTGGATTACATCGCCGACCGCCGGCTGCCGGCATCCAAGCAGCAGTACCGCGAACTCGAAGAAGACCTGCTGTTCGTGCTCGACGAGAAGGGCCACTCGGTGCACCTCACCGATCGCGGCATCGACTTCATGTCGCCCAGCGACCACATGGCCTTCATCCTCCCCGACATCTCCGAGACCACGCACCGGGTGGACCACGACACCGCGCTGTCGCCCGAGGAACGGCTCCAGAAGCGCCGCGAACTGGAAATCGAATTCGCCGCCAAGAGCGAGAAGCTCAACATCATCCATCAGCTGCTGCGGGCCCACGCGCTCTACGAGCGTGATGTGAACTACGTCGTGCAGGAAGGCGAGGTACTGATCGTCGACGAGTTCACGGGCCGGACCATGCCGGGCCGCCGCTGGTCGGAGGGCCTGCACCAGGCCGTGGAGGCCAAGGAGGGCGTGACCGTGAAGGGGGAAACGCAGACCCTCGCCACGATCACGATCCAGAACTACTTCCGCATGTACTCCAAGCTGGCCGGCATGACCGGCACGGCCGAAACGGAAGAACGCGAATTCTTCGAGATCTACAAACTCGACGTGGCCGTCATCGCCACCAACCAACCGGTGATCCGCGACGACCGCCAGGATCTGGTGTTCAAGACGCGCCGCGAGAAGTACAACGCGATCGTCGACGAGACCAAGCGGCTTCACGCGCTCGGCTTCCCGGTGCTCATCGGTACAACGAGCGTCGACGCATCGGAGACGCTGGCCAAGCTGTTCCAGCGCGGCGGCATCGTGCACAACGTGCTCAACGCCAAGTACCACCAGCGTGAGGCCGAGATCGTGGCCGGCGCCGGGCAGCCGGGCGCGGTGACCATCGCCACGAACATGGCCGGCCGCGGCACCGACATCAAACTCGGATCGGGCGTCACCGAACCCAAGCCGTCCAAGATCACGGACCTCGACGGCAAGGACGCCAACATCATGGAGTCCGGCGGCCTCCACATCATCGGCTCCGAACGGCATGAGTCTCGGCGCATCGACCGCCAGCTGCGCGGCCGCTCCGGCCGCCAGGGCGATCCGGGGGCGTCGCAGTTCTTCCTCTCGCTCGAAGACGACCTGATGCGGCTGTTCGGATCCGACCGCATCGCCAAGCTCATGGACCGCCTGGGCGCCCAGGAGGGCGAGGTCCTCACGCACTCGATGATCACGCGGTCCATCGAGCAGGCCCAGAAGCGCGTCGAGCTGCAGCATTTCCAGGCCCGCAAACGGCTGCTCGAATACGACGACGTGATGAACCAGCAACGCGAGGTGATCTACTCGCTGCGGTCGTTCGCGCTCGAGGGCGGCGAGGAGCCCAAAGGGGAGGCGCTCCGCATGGTCGAACGCGCCCTGCGCGCGCGCGTCGAGGCCGCGTTGGCCGAGTACGAGATGGCGGAGGATTGGGACATCCCGCTGATCCAGCAGGATCTGCTCATGCACTACCTGCTGGCGGTGCCCGAGTTCGACACGCCGGATCTGCGGCCCACGAACGTCGCCGACGCCGTGCAGGCCGCGGTCGAAGCGGGGCGCAAGGCGTTCGCCGCCAAGTACGAGAGTCTCGAGCAGTTCAAAGACGACCACGGGGGCTATGCCGATCGCCTGCTGTCGCTCGTCATGCTCAACGTGCTGGACGAGAAGTGGAAGGACCACCTCTACGACCTCGATCAGCTCCGCAATTCCATCCAGTATCGGTCGTGGGGCCAGAAGGATCCGCTGGTCGAGTACAAGGCCGAGGCGTACGCGATGTTCGTGGACCTCATGGCCGACATCTACACCACGTTCGCGGAGCGCTTTCTGCGTGTGCAGCTGCAGTTCGCCGCGCCGGCGCCCGCGGCTGCTCCGCCGCCACGCCAGGCACCCGCGGCGCCCAAGAAGCGGTTCAATGCGCTGGGCGTGATGGAAGAGGCGCCGGCCGAACGGCCGGATGGCACCGGCAGCGACGAGACGCTCGACATCGGACCCGGCGAGCCTCCGTCGGAGACCGCAGTCCGGCGCGATCCGGTGGTCGTCGGGGCCGGGCGCCCCCGGACGCTCACCCAGCCCGCGCCGGGCGCCACCGATTGGTCGAACGTCGGGCGGAACGACCCCTGTCCGTGCGGCTCCGGAAAGAAGTTCAAGAAGTGCCACGGGGCGATGGGATAG
- the radC gene encoding DNA repair protein RadC — MSSQSPARKLTIQELPRSERPRERLIDLGAHALSSAELLAIVLGPGGAGRPAFGLAQEVLAMAGGSLRRIAMQPVAALRAVQGVGMVRAITIHASLELGRRMAAESREDGVPIRSPRDVVAAFAPRLEDLPVEEFHVAVLDAQHRLERDVTVTRGILNSSLVHPREVFREAIAERAASVILVHNHPSGDPTPSPDDRAVTDQLVAAGRLLDIPVHDHVIIGRGRYTSFAEAGLL; from the coding sequence ATGTCTAGCCAGTCCCCTGCCCGAAAGCTTACTATTCAGGAGTTGCCCCGGTCAGAACGTCCGCGCGAGCGGCTGATCGACCTGGGGGCGCACGCACTGTCGTCGGCGGAGTTGCTGGCCATCGTGCTGGGGCCGGGGGGCGCGGGGCGGCCAGCCTTCGGGCTTGCGCAGGAGGTGCTGGCCATGGCGGGCGGGTCGCTGCGGCGCATCGCCATGCAACCGGTGGCGGCTCTGCGAGCGGTGCAGGGGGTAGGAATGGTGCGCGCGATTACCATCCACGCGTCGCTCGAACTGGGGCGGCGCATGGCTGCGGAGTCGCGCGAGGACGGGGTGCCCATCCGGTCGCCCCGTGATGTGGTTGCGGCGTTCGCGCCGCGGCTGGAAGATCTGCCGGTCGAGGAATTCCACGTGGCGGTACTGGACGCACAGCATCGGTTGGAACGGGACGTGACGGTCACGCGCGGCATTCTCAATTCGTCGCTCGTGCACCCGCGCGAAGTGTTCCGCGAGGCGATCGCGGAACGCGCCGCGTCGGTCATTCTCGTGCACAATCATCCGAGCGGCGATCCCACCCCCTCGCCCGACGACCGGGCCGTCACCGATCAGCTGGTGGCCGCGGGCCGCCTGCTCGACATCCCGGTGCACGATCACGTGATCATCGGACGCGGCCGCTACACCAGTTTTGCCGAGGCCGGCCTCCTGTGA
- a CDS encoding bifunctional (p)ppGpp synthetase/guanosine-3',5'-bis(diphosphate) 3'-pyrophosphohydrolase, translating to MTATALHDVIPGWVDPDVPAHERLDRELLARAYQFSAEAHAGQVRNSGDPYVTHCVEVAKILADLQLDSVTVASGLIHDVVEDTKMTVADVEREFGPEVAGIVDGLTKIAKLPTGTSSQERQVENYRKLLLSIAKDARVIIIKLADRLHNMRTLEWLPPEKRHRIAQETRDLYAPLAHRFGMAKMRWELEDLAFKHLEPDAYKTLAKQVAQKRGEREQLINQFKEPLERSLAQAGIQHAEVTGRPKHLWSIYKKMTQRQKPYEEIYDLLAIRVLVDTVPECYHALGVIHDGWTPVQERIKDYIAQPKSNGYQSLHTTVFGPGRQLYEVQIRTRDMHRTADFGIAAHWLYKEDVKSADELDRHLTWFRQILELQLDAKTPDEFLEFLKLDLYQDEIFVFTPTGHVIQLPKGATPIDFAFAVHTEIGQHCAGARVNGRIAPLSRPLRNSETVEIITSAAARPTRDWLSHVHTGRARHKIRQVLKREAQQSATKLGQDILDREVKRRRLSRPSSEQLARAAKALGLNDETHLQASIGQGDVQIAAALKQIYPELEGTEATRPSAIERLVDRMRGPKGVRIQGVDGIMVRYAQCCQPVPGDPVVGYVTRGRGVSIHRGDCPNLLLLAHEPERRLEIDWQEAEGERFVVRLALDGVDRRGMYADLAAAVTSTGTDIRSLDLRSLDGKVDGSVVVEVENLTHLQKIVKAMRRVKGIIEVARRERLSTDE from the coding sequence GTGACCGCGACCGCGCTGCACGACGTGATCCCCGGGTGGGTGGACCCCGATGTCCCGGCCCACGAACGGCTCGACCGCGAGCTGTTGGCGCGTGCCTACCAGTTCAGCGCCGAGGCGCACGCGGGCCAGGTACGCAATTCGGGAGATCCGTACGTCACCCACTGCGTCGAGGTGGCGAAGATCCTCGCCGACCTGCAACTCGACTCGGTGACCGTGGCGAGCGGGCTGATCCACGACGTCGTCGAGGACACCAAGATGACCGTGGCCGACGTCGAGCGCGAGTTCGGCCCGGAGGTGGCGGGCATCGTCGACGGGTTGACGAAGATCGCCAAGCTGCCCACAGGGACGTCGTCGCAGGAACGCCAGGTCGAGAACTACCGCAAGCTCCTGCTGTCGATCGCCAAGGACGCGCGGGTGATCATCATCAAGCTTGCCGACCGGTTGCACAACATGCGCACCCTGGAGTGGTTGCCGCCCGAGAAGCGCCACCGCATCGCCCAGGAGACACGCGACCTCTACGCTCCGCTGGCCCACCGGTTCGGTATGGCCAAGATGCGGTGGGAGCTGGAGGACCTGGCCTTCAAGCATCTGGAGCCCGACGCGTACAAGACGCTGGCCAAGCAAGTCGCCCAGAAGCGCGGCGAGCGCGAACAGTTGATCAACCAGTTCAAGGAGCCGCTCGAGCGATCGCTGGCCCAGGCCGGCATCCAGCACGCCGAGGTCACCGGCCGGCCCAAGCACCTGTGGTCCATCTACAAGAAGATGACGCAGCGGCAGAAGCCATACGAGGAGATCTATGACCTGCTCGCCATCCGCGTGCTGGTCGACACGGTTCCCGAGTGCTACCACGCGCTGGGGGTGATCCACGACGGGTGGACGCCGGTGCAGGAGCGGATCAAGGACTACATCGCGCAGCCCAAGTCGAACGGGTACCAGTCGCTGCACACGACGGTGTTCGGCCCCGGCCGGCAGTTGTACGAGGTGCAGATTCGCACGCGCGACATGCACCGCACGGCGGATTTCGGCATCGCCGCGCACTGGCTGTACAAGGAGGACGTCAAGAGCGCCGACGAACTCGACCGCCACCTCACCTGGTTCCGCCAGATCCTCGAGCTGCAGCTGGACGCCAAGACGCCTGACGAATTCCTGGAATTCCTCAAGCTCGATCTGTACCAGGACGAGATCTTCGTATTCACGCCCACGGGGCACGTGATCCAGCTTCCCAAGGGCGCCACGCCGATCGACTTCGCGTTCGCCGTGCACACCGAGATCGGCCAGCACTGCGCCGGCGCGCGCGTGAACGGGCGCATCGCGCCGCTGTCGCGGCCGCTCCGCAATTCGGAGACGGTCGAGATCATCACCTCAGCGGCGGCGCGGCCCACGCGCGACTGGCTGTCGCACGTCCACACCGGGCGCGCACGGCACAAGATCCGCCAGGTGCTCAAGCGCGAGGCCCAGCAGTCTGCCACCAAGCTCGGGCAGGACATCCTCGATCGTGAGGTCAAGCGCCGGCGGTTGTCGCGGCCGTCGAGCGAGCAGCTGGCGCGCGCCGCCAAGGCGCTCGGCCTCAACGACGAGACGCACCTGCAGGCGTCGATCGGGCAGGGCGACGTGCAGATCGCCGCAGCGCTCAAGCAGATCTATCCCGAACTGGAAGGCACCGAGGCCACGCGACCCAGCGCCATCGAGCGTCTGGTGGACCGCATGCGCGGCCCCAAGGGCGTGCGCATCCAGGGCGTGGACGGCATCATGGTGCGCTATGCCCAATGCTGCCAACCCGTGCCGGGCGATCCCGTGGTCGGCTACGTGACGCGCGGCCGCGGCGTGAGCATCCACCGGGGTGACTGCCCGAACCTGCTGCTCCTCGCACACGAGCCGGAGCGCCGGCTGGAGATCGACTGGCAGGAGGCCGAAGGTGAACGGTTCGTCGTGCGCCTGGCCCTCGACGGGGTGGATCGACGCGGGATGTACGCCGATCTCGCCGCCGCCGTCACGTCCACCGGCACCGATATCCGCAGCCTTGACCTTCGCTCCCTCGACGGCAAGGTCGATGGATCGGTGGTGGTCGAGGTCGAGAACCTGACCCACCTGCAGAAGATCGTGAAGGCGATGCGCCGGGTGAAGGGAATCATCGAGGTCGCGCGCCGGGAACGGCTGTCCACGGACGAGTAG